A window from Gossypium raimondii isolate GPD5lz chromosome 7, ASM2569854v1, whole genome shotgun sequence encodes these proteins:
- the LOC105801979 gene encoding protein VACUOLELESS1 — translation MANVSVAAEWQLLYNRYYRKPELYPLRWKNIDLSRNKVACAPFGGPIAVIRDDSKIVQLYSESALRKLRIFTSSGVLISDTVWKNPGGRLIGMSWTEDQTLICIVQDGTVYRYNIHAELIEPNVTLGKECFEQNVVECIFWGNGVVCLTEGGLLFCIPDFKVMRPCQLAETGAEDLPNCMAVIEPKYTVSGNVEVLVGVGDGILIVDEDGVQRVDGEAVQGPVQKMVVSWDGKYLAIFTHDGRILVTDINFKGVLLEYNCESALPPEQLAWCGLDSVLLYWDDTPLLMVGPRGDPVHYFYDEPLLLIPECDGVRILSNTSLEFLQRVPDSTVSIFKIGSTSPAALLYDALDHFDRRSAKADENLRLIQSSLPEAVEACIDAAGHEFDVSRQRTLLRAASYGQAFCSTFQRDRIQEMCKTLRVLNAVRDPEIGIPLSINQYKLLTPSVLIARLINAHRHLLALRISEYVGMNQEVVIMHWACSKITASLAIPDATLLEILLDKLKLCRGISYAAVAAHADKNGRRKLAAMLVEHEPRSSKQVPLLLSIGEEDTALMKATESGDSDLVYLVLFHIWQKRPPLEFFGMIQARPLPRDLFISYARCYKHEFLKDFFLSTGQLQEVAFLLWKESWELGKNPMASKGSPLHGPRIKLIDKAQHLFAETKEHTFESKAAEEHAKLLRIQHELEVSTKQAIFVDSSISDTIRTCIVLGNHRAAMKVKTEFKVSEKRWYWLKVFALATIRDWEALEKFSKEKRPPIGYRPFVEACVDADEKGEALKYIPKLADLRERAEAYARIGMAKEAADAASQAKDGELLGRLKLTFAQNAAASSLFDTLRDRLSFQVSGIVVCIFFCLFYGRKASVVGTFMKRNRDCRLSVTDNKFVSVALVQVA, via the exons ATGGCCAATGTTTCAGTAGCTGCAGAATGGCAGCTCCTCTATAACCGCTACTACCGTAAGCCCGAGCTCTACCCTTTGAGATGGAAAAACATTGACTTATCCCGCAACAAGGTCGCCTGTGCTCCCTTCGGTGGCCCGATCGCCGTCATCCGCGACGATTCCAAGATCGTCCAGCTCTATTCCGAATCAGCTCTCCGGAAGCTTCGCATCTTCACTTCCTCCGGCGTCCTGATCTCCGATACCGTATGGAAAAACCCCGGCGGTCGTCTCATCGGCATGTCCTGGACCGAAGACCAAACCCTAATCTGCATCGTCCAAGACGGCACCGTTTACCGCTACAACATCCACGCCGAGCTGATCGAACCCAACGTAACGCTCGGAAAAGAGTGTTTCGAGCAAAACGTCGTGGAATGCATCTTTTGGGGAAACGGCGTTGTGTGCTTGACCGAAGGAGGGTTGTTGTTTTGCATCCCCGATTTTAAGGTGATGCGTCCCTGCCAGCTGGCGGAGACGGGGGCGGAGGATTTGCCCAATTGCATGGCGGTTATCGAGCCAAAATACACGGTTTCGGGGAATGTGGAAGTGTTGGTCGGCGTTGGTGATGGTATTTTGATTGTGGATGAAGATGGAGTACAGAGAGTGGATGGGGAAGCGGTTCAGGGTCCGGTTCAGAAAATGGTTGTTTCTTGGGATGGCAAATATTTGGCCATTTTTACGCATGATGGGCGGATTTTGGTGACGGATATTAATTTCAAGGGAGTTTTGTTGGAGTATAATTGTGAG TCAGCTCTTCCTCCAGAGCAGTTAGCTTGGTGTGGACTGGATAGTGTACTTCTATATTGGGATGATACACCATTGTTGATGGTGGGCCCTCGGGGAGATCCAGTGCATTACTTTTATGATGAGCCACTGCTTTTGATCCCAGAGTGCGATGGAGTGAGGATTTTATCGAACACAAGTTTGGAGTTTCTGCAACGGGTTCCAGATTCTACTGTATCTATATTCAAAATTGGTAGCACATCACCAGCTGCATTGCTTTATGATGCCTTGGATCATTTTGACAGGAGAAGTGCCAAG GCAGATGAAAATTTGAGATTGATTCAGTCATCCTTGCCTGAGGCTGTTGAAGCCTGCATTGATGCTGCTGgtcatgaatttgatgtttcacGTCAAAGAACTCTATTACGAGCTGCAAGCTATGGACAAGCCTTCTGCAG CACTTTTCAACGTGATCGCATTCAGGAGATGTGTAAAACCTTGCGGGTCTTAAATGCTGTGCGTGATCCTGAGATTGGCATCCCTCTCAGTATTAATCAATATAAG TTGCTTACACCATCTGTGCTGATTGCTCGTTTGATTAATGCCCATCGCCACCTTCTTGCACTACGGATATCAGAGTATGTTGGAATGAATCAA GAGGTGGTGATAATGCATTGGGCATGCTCGAAGATAACAGCTTCATTAGCAATTCCAGATGCCACTCTCTTAGAAATTCTCCTTGATAAG CTAAAATTATGCAGAGGCATATCATATGCAGCAGTTGCTGCTCATGCAGATAAGAATGGCCGGCGAAAGTTAGCTGCTATGCTTGTTGAGCATGAACCTCGCTCCTCTAAACAG GTGCCACTTCTGTTAAGCATAGGAGAAGAAGATACTGCTTTGATGAAGGCAACAGAAAGCGGTGACAGTGACCTTGTCTATCTTGTTCTCTTCCATATCTGGCAAAAG AGGCCACCTTTGGAGTTCTTTGGAATGATTCAGGCTAGACCCCTACCACGTGATTTGTTTATATCTTATGCAAG gtgctataaacatgaatttttgaaagatttctttctttcgaCTGGACAACTTCAA GAAGTTGCATTTCTTTTGTGGAAGGAGTCATGGGAACTTGGAAAAAATCCAATGGCAAGCAAAGGATCCCCGCTTCATGGTCCCCGCATAAAACTAATCGACAAGGCCCAGCATCTTTTTGCAGAAACCAAGGAACATACCTTTGAGTCCAAGGCTGCTGAGGAGCATGCAAAGTTGTTGAG AATACAACATGAGTTAGAAGTAAGTACAAAGCAGGCCATATTTGTTGATTCAAGTATCAGTGATACTATACGTACATGTATTGTTCTGGGGAATCATCGTGCTGCAATGAAAGTGAAGACCGAGTTCAAG GTTTCTGAGAAGAGGTGGTATTGGCTTAAAGTTTTTGCTTTGGCTACAATTAGAGATTGGGAGGCTCTTGAGAAGTTCTCAAAAGAGAAGAGACCACCAATTG GTTATAGGCCATTTGTTGAGGCATGCGTTGATGCTGATGAGAAAGGTGAAGCTCTAAAATATATACCCAAGCTTGCTGATCTCCGTGAAAGGGCAGAG GCATATGCTCGGATTGGCATGGCCAAAGAAGCTGCTGATGCAGCTTCTCAAGCAAAAGATGGTGAATTGCTGGGTAGATTGAAATTAACATTTGCACAAAATGCAGCAGCTTCCTCACTTTTTGACACTCTTCGGGATCGATTGTCATTCCAAG TTTCAGGTATTGTTGTGTGTATATTCTTTTGCTTATTTTATGGGAGAAAAGCTAGTGTTGTGGGAACATTTATGAAGAGAAATAGAGATTGCAGATTGAGTGTAACAGACAATAAATTTGTGAGTGTTGCCTTGGTGCAAGTAGCCTAA